One Pseudomonas entomophila genomic window carries:
- the mnmA gene encoding tRNA 2-thiouridine(34) synthase MnmA — protein sequence MTSPALKDPAKTRVIVGMSGGVDSSVSALLLMEQGYQVEGLFMKNWEEDDGTEYCTAREDLADAQAVCDRIGIKLHTANFAAEYWDNVFEHFLEEYKAGRTPNPDILCNREIKFKAFLDYALSLGADLIATGHYVRRRDTGELTELLKGLDPNKDQSYFLHAVGGKEIARTLFPVGELEKPEVRAIAEKHGLATAKKKDSTGICFIGERRFSDFLKQYLPAQPGEIQTTDGEVIGRHHGLMYHTIGQRQGLGIGGLKDAGDEPWYVLHKDLARNVLVVGQGNEHPWLFSRALLASEIFWVNPIDLSSPRRLTAKVRYRQGDQQCTLERTENGYRAVFDEPQRAVTPGQSVVFYDKEVCLGGGVIETAEPWSPRQ from the coding sequence ATGACCAGCCCAGCACTCAAAGACCCCGCCAAGACCCGCGTCATCGTCGGCATGTCCGGCGGCGTGGACTCTTCCGTCTCCGCCCTTCTGCTCATGGAGCAGGGCTACCAGGTGGAAGGTCTGTTCATGAAGAACTGGGAAGAGGACGACGGCACCGAATACTGCACCGCCCGCGAAGACCTGGCCGACGCCCAGGCCGTGTGCGACCGCATCGGCATCAAGCTGCACACCGCCAACTTCGCCGCCGAATACTGGGACAACGTGTTCGAGCATTTCCTCGAAGAGTACAAGGCCGGCCGCACACCGAACCCGGACATCCTCTGCAACCGCGAGATCAAGTTCAAGGCGTTCCTCGACTACGCCCTGTCTCTGGGCGCAGACCTGATTGCAACCGGCCACTATGTGCGCCGCCGCGACACTGGCGAGCTGACCGAACTGCTCAAGGGCCTGGACCCGAACAAGGACCAGAGCTACTTCCTGCATGCCGTCGGCGGCAAGGAAATCGCCCGTACCCTGTTCCCGGTCGGTGAGCTGGAGAAGCCCGAGGTGCGCGCCATCGCCGAGAAACACGGCCTGGCCACGGCGAAGAAGAAGGACTCCACCGGCATCTGCTTCATCGGCGAGCGCCGTTTCAGTGATTTCCTCAAACAGTACCTGCCTGCCCAGCCGGGCGAGATCCAGACCACCGATGGCGAAGTCATCGGCCGCCACCACGGCCTGATGTACCACACCATCGGCCAGCGCCAGGGCCTGGGCATCGGTGGCCTGAAGGACGCCGGCGACGAACCGTGGTACGTGCTGCACAAGGACCTCGCACGGAATGTGCTGGTGGTCGGCCAGGGCAACGAACACCCTTGGCTGTTCTCCCGCGCCCTGCTTGCCTCGGAAATCTTCTGGGTCAACCCGATCGACTTGAGCAGCCCGCGCCGGCTCACCGCCAAGGTGCGTTATCGCCAGGGCGACCAACAGTGCACCCTGGAGCGCACCGAGAACGGCTACCGCGCGGTGTTCGACGAACCTCAACGCGCCGTTACCCCCGGCCAGTCGGTGGTGTTCTACGACAAAGAGGTGTGCCTGGGCGGCGGCGTGATCGAGACCGCCGAGCCGTGGAGCCCGCGCCAATGA
- the purB gene encoding adenylosuccinate lyase, which produces MQLSSLTAVSPVDGRYAGKTQALRPIFSEFGLIRFRALVEVRWLQRLAAHPQIGEVPAFSAEANALLDSLATDFKLEHAERVKEIERTTNHDVKAIEYLLKEQAAQLPELAKVSEFIHFACTSEDINNLSHALMLRAGRDDVLLPLMRQIAESIRALAHAHADVPMLSRTHGQPASPTTLGKELANVVYRLERQIAQVAAVPLLGKINGAVGNYNAHLSAYSQIDWEQNARAFIEDELGLVFNPYTTQIEPHDYIAELFDAIARFNTILIDFDRDVWGYISLGYFKQKTVAGEIGSSTMPHKVNPIDFENSEGNLGIANALFQHLASKLPISRWQRDLTDSTVLRNLGVGFAHSVIAYEASLKGIGKLEVNAARIAADLDACWEVLAEPIQTVMRRFNIENPYEKLKELTRGKGITPEALLTFIDGLDMPAEAKAELKQLTPATYIGNAVAQAKRI; this is translated from the coding sequence ATGCAGCTCTCCTCGCTCACTGCGGTTTCCCCTGTAGACGGCCGTTATGCCGGCAAAACCCAGGCCCTGCGCCCCATCTTCAGCGAATTCGGCCTGATCCGTTTCCGCGCCCTGGTCGAAGTGCGCTGGCTGCAGCGCCTGGCCGCCCACCCGCAGATCGGCGAAGTGCCGGCGTTCTCCGCCGAAGCCAACGCCCTGCTGGACAGCCTGGCCACCGATTTCAAGCTCGAGCACGCCGAACGCGTCAAAGAGATCGAGCGCACCACCAACCACGACGTCAAGGCCATCGAGTACCTGCTCAAGGAGCAGGCCGCTCAACTGCCTGAACTGGCCAAGGTCAGCGAATTCATCCACTTCGCCTGCACCAGCGAGGACATCAACAACCTGTCCCACGCCCTGATGCTGCGCGCCGGCCGTGACGACGTGCTGCTGCCGCTGATGCGCCAGATCGCCGAATCGATCCGCGCCCTGGCCCACGCCCACGCCGACGTCCCCATGCTGTCGCGCACCCACGGCCAGCCGGCCTCGCCGACCACCCTGGGTAAAGAGCTGGCCAACGTCGTCTACCGCCTGGAGCGCCAGATCGCGCAAGTCGCCGCCGTGCCACTGCTGGGCAAGATCAACGGCGCCGTGGGCAACTACAACGCCCACCTGTCCGCGTACTCGCAGATCGACTGGGAGCAGAACGCCCGCGCCTTCATCGAGGACGAGCTGGGCCTGGTGTTCAACCCCTACACCACCCAGATCGAGCCGCACGACTACATCGCCGAGCTGTTCGACGCCATCGCCCGCTTCAACACCATCCTCATCGACTTCGACCGCGACGTCTGGGGCTACATCTCGCTGGGCTACTTCAAACAGAAGACCGTCGCCGGCGAAATCGGCTCCTCGACCATGCCGCACAAGGTCAACCCGATCGACTTCGAGAACTCCGAAGGCAACCTGGGCATCGCCAACGCACTGTTCCAGCACCTGGCCAGCAAGCTGCCGATCTCGCGCTGGCAGCGTGACCTGACCGACTCCACCGTGCTGCGCAACCTGGGCGTGGGCTTCGCCCACAGCGTCATCGCCTACGAAGCCAGCCTGAAGGGCATCGGCAAGCTGGAAGTCAACGCCGCCCGTATCGCCGCCGACCTGGACGCCTGCTGGGAAGTCCTGGCCGAGCCGATCCAGACCGTGATGCGCCGCTTCAACATCGAGAACCCCTACGAGAAGCTCAAGGAGCTGACCCGTGGCAAGGGCATCACCCCTGAAGCGCTGCTGACCTTCATCGACGGCCTGGACATGCCGGCCGAAGCCAAGGCCGAGCTCAAGCAACTGACCCCTGCCACCTACATTGGCAACGCCGTGGCCCAGGCCAAACGCATCTGA
- a CDS encoding NUDIX hydrolase yields MIWQPHITVATIVEHEGKFLFVEEFKAGQHVFNQPAGHLEANETITQAALRETLEETAWEVELTGVVGIYLYTAPSNGVTYQRICFAARPVRHHTDLALDSDIVRAVWLSRDELLAEPSRWRSELVPRCLDDYLKGPLHSLDLLRD; encoded by the coding sequence ATGATCTGGCAACCCCACATCACCGTCGCCACCATCGTCGAACACGAGGGCAAGTTTCTCTTCGTCGAGGAATTCAAGGCAGGCCAACACGTCTTCAACCAACCTGCCGGCCACCTCGAAGCCAACGAAACCATCACCCAGGCCGCCCTGCGCGAAACCCTCGAAGAGACCGCCTGGGAAGTCGAACTCACCGGCGTGGTCGGCATCTACCTCTACACCGCCCCGAGCAACGGTGTAACCTACCAGCGCATCTGCTTCGCCGCCCGCCCCGTGCGCCATCACACTGACCTGGCCCTGGACAGCGACATCGTCCGCGCCGTGTGGCTGAGCCGCGATGAGCTGCTGGCCGAACCGTCGCGCTGGCGCAGCGAACTGGTGCCCCGCTGCCTCGACGACTACCTCAAAGGCCCATTGCACAGCCTCGACCTGCTGCGCGACTGA
- the hflD gene encoding high frequency lysogenization protein HflD yields MNNLQEQLIALGGVFQAAVLVDRIARTGQASEANIGCMLGSLLVRDPKDTLEVFGGDDLNLRDGYRALVGALERDPSSLQREPLRYALSMLGLERQLNKRGDMLDIIGNRLPQIQSQADHFGLVHENVIASSGALYQDTLSTLRQRIQVHGDMRFLQQASNASKIRALLLAGIRAARLWRQLGGHRWQLVFSRRKLLKELYGMMRTND; encoded by the coding sequence ATGAACAACCTCCAGGAGCAGTTGATCGCCCTGGGCGGCGTGTTCCAGGCCGCAGTGCTGGTCGACCGCATCGCCCGCACCGGCCAGGCCAGCGAGGCCAACATCGGCTGCATGCTTGGGAGCCTGCTGGTGCGCGACCCGAAGGATACGCTGGAGGTATTCGGCGGCGACGACCTCAACCTGCGCGACGGCTACCGCGCGCTGGTCGGCGCCCTGGAGCGCGACCCCAGCAGCCTGCAGCGCGAGCCGCTGCGCTACGCCCTGTCGATGCTCGGCCTGGAGCGCCAGCTGAACAAACGCGGCGACATGCTCGACATCATCGGCAATCGCCTGCCGCAGATTCAATCGCAGGCCGATCATTTCGGCCTGGTTCACGAAAACGTCATCGCTTCCAGCGGAGCCTTGTACCAGGACACCTTGAGCACCCTGCGCCAGCGCATCCAGGTGCATGGCGACATGCGTTTCCTGCAGCAGGCGAGCAATGCCTCGAAGATCCGCGCCCTGCTGCTGGCCGGGATCCGCGCCGCGCGCCTGTGGCGCCAGCTGGGCGGGCATCGCTGGCAGCTGGTGTTCAGCCGGCGCAAGCTGCTCAAGGAGCTGTACGGGATGATGCGCACCAACGACTGA